The Triticum aestivum cultivar Chinese Spring chromosome 4B, IWGSC CS RefSeq v2.1, whole genome shotgun sequence sequence TATTAAGAAGAACCGAGCACCCTGCTGACGCCAGGCCTCGAACGCGGGTGGGCGAGCAACAAGCGCGCAGACCCGCGCTCCTAGCCAGGCGAGCGATGCTCGGTTCTCTTTCTTTTTAGCTTTTATTATCTGCTTTAATATAATTCAGGATGCCTATTCTTCTACATGTTGAAGTATTCATCTCTACAAAAATCATGAAGAAACAATAGGCAGATATTTTATCTGTATCAACTGTTGATGTATAAACCACCCTTGAGCACCCTGCTGATGCTGGGCCTCGAATGCGGGTTGGCGAGCACCGAGCGCGCAGACCCGCACTCCTAGCCAGGCGAGCGATGCTCGGTTCTCTTCCTTTTTAGCTTTTATTATCTGCTTTAATAGAATTCAGGATGCCTGTTTTTCTACATGTTGAAGTATTCATTTCTACAAAAATCGTGAAGAAACAATAGGCAGATATTTTGTCTGTATCAACTGTTGGTGTATAAACCACCCTTGAGCACCCTGCTGATGCTGGGCCTCGAACACGGGTTCGCGAGCAGCGAGCGCGCAGACCCACGCTCAGGATGCTATCTATCTTTCATATGTTGAAGTTTTAATTTCTTCAAAAATCATGAAGAAACAATAGGGCTGATATTTTTCCTGTATTAATTGTCGGTGCACCTAGACAATCGAGCGTTGCTCGGTTCTTTTTCTATGTTCCTTCCATTTTCTGCTTTAATAGAATTCAGGTCTATCTTTTATATGTTGAAGTTTCTATTTCTACAAAAATCATGAAGAAACAATATGGCAGGTATTTTTTCTGTATTAATTGTTGGTGAATCAACCAACCTTCCACCTCCAGTTTGTTAGTGCATGGATTCAGATTGGAATTTTGTGTTCTTTAGTACTTGATTGCAATCCGGATTTTGTATTTAAGAAAGTTAAAGTTGGGACAAAGATATAAGTTAAAAATGGTCAGACATAGTATAGTATATCCATGCACTATAATGTTCGAGAATAATAGGGGCAATAGCTCCCCATCGTTTAAAATATACTACAGTACTACTTTGCATTCCCCATATGTCCTCTGCCATCGCCTTTGTCCTCCTGATTTGTTTTCTTGTAAGGCTGAATACTTAGCAAGATTTCTGAAACTATGTGTATGCTGTCTCCTCTTTCAATGGATGAAAGTCAGGGGACAATGTAGTTTGTTATTGTCATTTATGTTCATGTCCATTTACAAACACTATTAAGTATTGAGTGTGATGGTAACGCCTCCTGTACTGGAGCGACTGACCCGAGTTCGAAGCCTGAGTCTCGCATAAAAAAATTCCCTCTTGATGGCACGCACAGCGACACCATCGCACGTGAGAAGTATTATTGGCTAATAACTTAGTTGGGTAGTGTGAAGTGTGAACCATCCATTCTGGTGTATTCTGGAAAACTACAAAATAAACTGGTTTCAGCGTGCAATCCGCACAAAAACTTTGTCATACTCGCTTATGAGTTTCTTACCTGAAAAGCAACCTTTTTGATGATTGACCATTTTCCTACATGCCAAAATTATTGAGCACATAATGCCTAAGGTTAGCCAGAATTGTCCCCACGGAAATTATTGAAGTTTTCAGGTCCTCGTGCTTTGTCTCATGCCTGAACATCACATGGTCTGTACAATGATAGCAGTACTAGGTGATGGGCATGATGTGAACCATCTGAACTTTTCTGCAAAGTTCCTTTATTTTCCTAATATGTAATCTGTTTCAGTGATGTGCTCTTGCTAAACTTAGGCCAATACTTCAAGTCTTCCAAAAATGTGTTATCGTAACTCGACTAGATTTTTTTTATCTAACCATTTGCGTACTTTCTGTTTCTTGTCTCACTATGCTTGATACATCTTTTACTTATACATCAATTTGGTTATTTGTATACTGAATGAAACATCATGTACACTTCCATTCACTGATAGAAATTTTCACCTTTGAACAGATGTGCCTCATGGCAAGCCACCACTCGACTGGAATACACGAGTGAAGATAGCTGTTGGGGTAGCAGAAGGGCTCTCATACCTGCACAACGTGGCAGACCCACCGATCATTTACCGCGACATGAAAGCTGCCAACATTCTGCTGGATGAGGACTTCAGCCCAAAGCTCTCCGATTTTGGACTGGCAAAAGTTGGGCCCGTTGGTGACAGGACTCATGTGTCTACCAGGGTCATGGGTACCTATGGATACTGCGCCCCTGATTACGTGGTGAGTGGCAAACTCACCATGAAATCCGACATCTACAGCTTTGGTGTTCTTCTGTTGGAGCTGATCACCGGGAGGAGGATCTATGATGCTTCGAGGCCTAAGCCAGAGCAGAGCTTGCTAACATGGGTAAGCACTTCCACCTTGTTGTAACATCAAATTTGGTTCTGTAAAGCTCTGGAGGGTTACTCACACCTTCATTTCATTTTATCTTTCTGCAGTCAAGACCATTTATGCATGACAAGAGGAAATTCCACCGGCTGGCCGACCCAGCCCTCCGCGGCAGCTACCCGCCGTCGGCGCTCAACCAGCTGGTGGTGATCAGCATCATGTGCCTGCAGGACCAGCCCCACGTCCGCCCCATCATCGCCGACGTCGCGATAGGCCTGAACCATGTCGCCAGCCAGCCCTATGCTTCCCTGGCCTCCATGGGCTCCCCGGCATACAGCGGCTCACCGCAGTACAGCCGCACGCCGTCCagacggcgaggaggcggcggcggcagcaggaggGTCTCGCAGCACGCGTCCTAGCCTCCTATAGGCCTCACTGGGCCTGGCGAGAGAGATGAGCGCGGTCGGTAGGTCGTTGAACAACCTGAAACTGTCGAAATGTCGTAGAGTCGCGGCAGAGGGCTGTATGGAAGAGAAACTGTCGAAATGTCATAGAGTTTCAGctgactgtgtgtgtgtgtgtgtgtgtgtgtgactgttGGTTTTTTCGTGTTGTTGGTTGGTTCTAGCAGCTTCATAAATTGTGTGGCGATTTTGTACATATGATCAGTCATGCGGATTGGTCACTCCTGGGATGATAGGGGAACAGCAATGTATTTGCTGTTTGGATTTTTGGTCAGGTTGTTTTTGTCATCATTAAGTCATgcgtattactccctccgtcccataatataagaacgtttttcaagctaACATAGTTTGAAAAGCATTCTTGTATTGTGGGACAGAGGAAGTTAAGTTTTTTCTTCAAAAGAGCAATGCTATTATTGCGTAGGTGTTTTACATAAaacctactccctctgttcctaaatataagtctttctagagatttaaataaggactacatatggatgtatatagacatattttagagtgtagattcacttattttactccgtatgtaatccgaactgaaatctctaaaaagacttataattaggaacggaggaagtagtacgtAGACTCTCACAAGTCACAACACATAAGATTTAAGTAAAAGTCTTGCGTAGGAATAGGATTTCTGCTTCCAAACAAGAGAAAAAGTATCAATGTTGATGATCCAGTGGAAGATATTGTGCTCGCACATGTGGGCAGAGTTTCTTCAGACTTACAAATACTCTGTGTGACGCAAGACATATAGGGATGACGGACCAAATCTCGCAGCTAGGTGAGACAACATAGCGCCACAGTCACGGAGAAGAGTGCGGCCGCATCGACGAGACCAAAGCGCAAGGTCGTCCGCCGCGGCCATGGCAATGTGCTGAATGCCTAGAGTTTCATTGTAAAAAACTTTGGCATTACAACGTCTCCAGGAGTTCACTACCAGAATcaacccctatgccgacggcccaggCAATGTGGTGAATGCCTAGAGTTTCATTGTGAAAAACTTTGGCATTACGACGTTCCCAGGAGCTCCAAAGAATAGCAATTATCACTTTTCGTTCAAAGCTCCCCTCCAAACGTCTTCCAGGTTGTCCGGAGACCCATTATACATGCTTCCCAGCTCGTCCCAGAGAGGCCGGAGCAAAGGGCAGCGAAGAAGAAGGTGTGTGATGCTCTCACAGGCCCCGCAAATGGGCAAGCATCAGTGGTTGCGAACTTGCGATTAATTCCTTTTGTATTTGTTACTAAGATCAGGTCTCAGATAGTTTGTGCCTTGCATTTTTTTTAGAGCAGTGCTATACGGATGACAGCTCTGCACACAATTGTGAATGATGGATCAAATCATTCCTTAGATTGGATCATTTTGAAAATCAGCACCATTGAAGATAGGCATCGTTCGATTTCGTCCATGGACTGCCGTGTGCAGAGCAGTTTCGTTCTTTTAAACATTTACCGCTTTCTTAATTGTTGTACGTTGTAGGCAATGCAGTAAACGCCGGAGATACAGTAAGCACGGCGTATATAGACGTGGAAGGTGATGCTTTTGAAATATTGCTCCCAACTTCATGGATGTCAACTGCTGGTATATCTTTTTTTACTTATCAAAAGGGATTTTTCCCCGGTTCCATTTTATTAAAATAAACCCACGACAGTTCAGCTCATTCAAACTTGGCCAAAGTGGCAAGTGAGACCAACATAACAAGCAGGCAACCAGACGACTATCCAGGAAACTTGACGATTTTAAGACGTCACAAGCCACTGATTAAACGCCAATAGGCAATAACTAAGAGATGAGCTATGAAGCACATATCATATCGTGGATCGGCACGTCCTAGGGGCAGGATCTGAAAAGGGTAGACGCACTGCCTTTTCTTATAGAAGGAAATTGTTGAAACACAATTTACAGAGGGGCACGTGTTTTTAGGGGATGCGACAAAACCCTAAAAAAACCATGAAAAACCTAGAACCGGCTCAGCCCATACCGACAGATGACAAGGCCCCAACGAAAGCCAAATCACGTTGCTTAATGGCCTCGAAAGCAAGTAATGTCATCCGTTGCCCCGTGAAAACATCGTTTGTTTCTctcattttcagaaaaaaaaaggcAGGCGATCAGGTATatctttcttcttcttctgtttTGGAGTGGATATCTTTGCTCATCTCAAATAGTTTATGCACCATGTGACACAcatggtaagcaatccaaacattTCAGAAATAGTTTTGCGCATCAGCTAGCGTGCGCCCGCCGAATAGTTTCTTGCGCGCACCATGCCTAACTTTTTCCTGGAGGTTCACTCTGCTATCTTCTCGAAAATGAGCACTCGCACTCAAGTAATGTGTAAGAACAAAAGAAGCAACGGTTGATCAGATGGCCGAGTTGGTCTAAGGCGCCAGATTAAGGCTCTGGTCCGAAAGGGCGTGGGTTCAAATCCCACTCTGGTCaaattcctttttctatttttgttttcctAAAAAAAAAGCACAATCAAATCCCACTCTGGTCaaattcctttttctatttttgttttcctAAAAAAAAAGCACAATCAAATCCCACTCTGGTCaaattcctttttctatttttgttttcctAAAAAAAAAGCACAACCATATACAGTATGTATCTTAAGTTGATGGAGTTTGAGTTAGCCACGAAATGGCTTTCCAATTTCCATGCATGCACACGAGTACTCACTTTTTACCGGAGGCCGTCCGTCCGGCGCGGGAGGAGTTCGTGCCTGCGCGCCGTCACTCTGTCCAGCTACCCAAGACGAATCAACCAGCGCGATCTAGCGAGGCGCACCAACCCCACGACACGAGGCACATCGAAGCAGCAGCCAGGAGCACTTGCACACTTGCACTGCCCAGCCAGCGCGCCAGGTGTTCCCCTCCAACGCGCACGTCACCGGCCTCGTCCCTCCTGTCTGAACACGGCCGTGGCGGTGAACTTGGCCCCTACTGCATCTCCTCGGCCACGACCAGTTCACTTCCCTGGCGCCATCGACCTCGCGTCCTCGCCTTGTGTCAACGTCGGCCGGAGGCCGTCATTTCGTCTCCGCCACAACCCGACTGCATATACATAATAAGCAAACGCGCGCACACGATCACCTACCAccagtacacacacacacacgcacgcacggaGGCAAGCTAGATCGGCCAGCATGGGGAACTGCTTCCGGTCCGGCGGCAAACCcccaagtccaccggccaaagGGAAGCCGTTGCCGTCGTcgtcgagcggcggcggcggcgggagggaggaGGAGTCGTTGGAGCCGTACCGCGGGTGGCCGAGCGCGGGCGGGCGTGTCCTGGACGCGCCGAGGCTGCGGGTGTTCACGCTGGCGGAGCTGCGGGCGGTGACGCGCGGGTTCAAGCCGGAGATGGTGCTCGGGGAGGGCGGCTTCGGGCGGGTCTACAAGGGCTGGGTCGACGAGCGCACCCTCAACCCGGCCAAGAGCTCCGCCGGCGTCGTCGTCGCCGTCAAGAGGCTCAACGCCGAGAGCGTCCAGGGCCTGCAGGAGTGGCAGGTGAGCTCATCTCATCCTCCCGCCGCCGGTTTATGTTGCTTGCCTTGCCGGCCTCTCGGCTCCGTTACTGGTTGATCCAGTCAGTCTCTCCCGTCCATGCATTTTTCCTGGTCAATTTGCACTGGATTAATTTTGTCTCCGTCCCTTTCCGTTAGACGATAATGTCAATGGAGAACATTTCCCAGCGGCTCACCGCTCTTTAGCTACTCGTTGTCGTGGCCTGTCATCGGTTTACTAGCCTGGTCAACCCTGCATGTACCTAGCTGATAAGTAACTCGCGTGCCAATGCCAACACCAACAAGCAACAAGCTGCATTTTCCAACTCCATCCACGGTTTGCTTCCAACACGCATGCTTCTAAATCCATACTACTGTTCAAATCCATGATTCTCTTTAACACGATACAATCACAAATGCTTACTGCATACACGCACATGCATTCACTGTATGGAACGCAAATGCTTATTGCATACACGCACATGCATTCACCCTATGCAACGCACTCCTGAGATATTGAGTCGGCACACATTTTGAAGTctcatcaaattttgaaaaaaaaatacacATGAACATTGAAGTGTATACTAAATTTCTGTAAAGTTTCAGAATCAAATGCGCTGGCAGGGAAGAAAAATCACATCCCTTTCTATGTGATAATAATGTCAATAATGGAGAACATTTCCGCGCTTCAGCTAGTCGTTGTCTTGGCCTGTCGGTGTACAAGTCTAGTCAACCCTGTGTGTAACCTAGCTGATAAGTAATTCGCGTGCCAATGCCAAGAAGCAACAGGCTGCACTTTTCAACTCCATGTGCTTGTTGGTTTGCTTCCAACATGCCGCTTCTAAATTCATACCAACCGTCTAAAAcaatgattctatttgagtatTTGACGCAAAACACGTATTTCGACAGTCAAACTATAGCTTGTATTTTGAATTGTAGGTGCTAGTATGCATGTATCTTGGCTATGATTGGGACAAAACATGCaatgcctgaaaattctattgctCGTACGCTTGCGTTGGTTGATTCATTTTCTtgctcaatttgcacttcattaacTTTGTTTGCCCCGAAATACTGCTATTTTTATAAAAGTAGCATGAACATATAAAAAtcgtatggatgacaaattcatgagtgGATTTCTTGCTGGAGCCCTGTTTTGGAGAAAACATATATTCAAAAATCATATTTTAAAGTGCTGATAAAACTCTGAAAGAAAATACGTATGAACAGTGAGTTGTACAATATATTTCTTTAAAGTTTCATGATCGCTTTTGTGTGAGCTgtataaaaaaacaaaatcataaaCTTTTACAATGAATGGTGCATGTGCTAGAAAGACATGATTTTTTTTTTGCGTACCTTGTATCAAAATGCATTTCATCATGAAAATTAACAATGATGTAGTATGCATCCCTAGATTCATGCGTAATTTTTTTAAACttgttttttttgtatttttcaaaaATCCGGACTTCATGGAGCTCGGGATGCAAAAGCCAAACAAAAATCCATCCCTTTCTGTTACTGTTAGAACTGTACTACATGATAATGTCAATGGAGGACATTTCCCTGCGGGTTCACACCTTTCCAGCTAGTCGTTGTCTTGGCCTATCGGTGTGGGTGCTATTCTAATCAACCCCCTATACTTTGACAAGTAAGGCTAGTCATAGTAAAGAGTAACTTATACTAaatcatcttaggttgtgcaccgtgaccagggaggaggcgaaaacgagagaccttaatgtttatttgctaattaattgcattgcatgcaatgaactaaccaatgcatatcgtgtttggtagtctcaagtctttaaaagcatgcacacccctcatcttttattggttgatatgtgaaaaaacaagaaacgaggtagaagttaatgcaccgcgcctaagtgttttgggattatttgattttcgtaagatgacttacccacctagacagagggagtagtgtcaagcatatgatactagtctaagttactgcATCCATactgcaaagtaacataatagtagtatcatagatggatTCATTTATTAGCTAATAGACTCATCCTTtctcgggaagcgctatgttacagaaacatactccctccgttttaaaatataATGCATCCTTGGTTTTCGTGCtttaactttgaccataaatttaaccaacaagacaaACTGCGGGGGGAACAAACCGcaatcggtctcgttggttaaatttatggtcaaagttgaacttCGGAAAGCGCaggcgcactatattttgaaacAAAGGTGagtattatgttactctaaacatctctttTCTTATTAACTACATGTCACATAAACAAAAATTTCTTGGAGTGAACTATGTTGCtacctaagagcaactctagcagaccccgcaaaatcgGCAAACCCGCAAAATTCCGGCGAGTATACGGGCTCAGCCCAATTTTCTGGCCAGAACAGAGCCCATATACTCGCTCGACCCGTAAAAAAATTACTGCGGCCCGcaactgatggggttatgtacctagggtagggtcatggacctgatccaagtaacttaccccaagacatccttagaagaggtcgccttccagtcgaccaatgaggactcactcgactggtctgaaggactcgaccacgaagactcactcgaccaccaggaggtcaagaggcactctgcactgcaacggcctgtaatcaagtagactttatgatagtaaaggcactttatgtggggcgttaccagtaacgccccagacttaactcaccttaaaccctctcctgcgtgggctggctggggtcctggcgcactctatataagccacccccctccacaggcagaggggttcggcaccttgtagttcatacattcataatccactcgaccgccttcgggctccgagacgtagggctgttacttcttccgagaagggcctgaactcgtacatcctttgtgcttacaacctctccatagctaggaccttgcctctccatacctaccccccactctactgtcaggcttagaaccacgacagttggcgcccaccgtggggcaggtgttttagcgattttgtggagaagttgcgattcttccgagtactctcatcatggtgtctgctggagttttggtcaagggtcaagagatccgtctcggcactctcaccttcatcgccgacgactccgcatggctccaggaggctccactcgacgtagacgcgctcc is a genomic window containing:
- the LOC123093598 gene encoding probable serine/threonine-protein kinase PBL21 isoform X1, which codes for MGCFGCFAPAARRGAGDLKPSKLAHHCTDDDSVADAQRKVAPDVGSGCAHSFTFKDLLVATGYFNEANFIGEGGFGKVYKGKISKTNSQGASDAQMVAVKQLARESVQGRKEFLVEVLMLTVLSHPNLVSLVGFCAQGDERLLVYEYMPFGSLESHLFDVPHGKPPLDWNTRVKIAVGVAEGLSYLHNVADPPIIYRDMKAANILLDEDFSPKLSDFGLAKVGPVGDRTHVSTRVMGTYGYCAPDYVVSGKLTMKSDIYSFGVLLLELITGRRIYDASRPKPEQSLLTWSRPFMHDKRKFHRLADPALRGSYPPSALNQLVVISIMCLQDQPHVRPIIADVAIGLNHVASQPYASLASMGSPAYSGSPQYSRTPSRRRGGGGGSRRVSQHAS
- the LOC123093598 gene encoding probable serine/threonine-protein kinase PBL21 isoform X2; amino-acid sequence: MGCFGCFAPAARRGAGDLKPSKLAHHCTDDDSVADAQRKVAPDVGSGCAHSFTFKDLLVATGYFNEANFIGEGGFGKVYKGKISKTNSQMVAVKQLARESVQGRKEFLVEVLMLTVLSHPNLVSLVGFCAQGDERLLVYEYMPFGSLESHLFDVPHGKPPLDWNTRVKIAVGVAEGLSYLHNVADPPIIYRDMKAANILLDEDFSPKLSDFGLAKVGPVGDRTHVSTRVMGTYGYCAPDYVVSGKLTMKSDIYSFGVLLLELITGRRIYDASRPKPEQSLLTWSRPFMHDKRKFHRLADPALRGSYPPSALNQLVVISIMCLQDQPHVRPIIADVAIGLNHVASQPYASLASMGSPAYSGSPQYSRTPSRRRGGGGGSRRVSQHAS